One genomic window of Psychrobacillus sp. INOP01 includes the following:
- a CDS encoding response regulator transcription factor, protein MIRIVIAEDQRMVLGALGSLLDLEEDMEVVGKANNGEEVLKLIEQLQPDICIMDIEMPIKSGLDAAEELKENDCKVIILTTFARSGYFERARKAGVNGYLLKDSPSEELANSIRVIMDGRRIYAPELVDMAYEEENPLTDRESQVLGLIANGKNTKEIANELFITTGTVRNYISVILDKLDVGNRIEAISRFKEKGWFK, encoded by the coding sequence ATGATACGAATTGTCATTGCAGAAGATCAACGAATGGTGCTAGGTGCTCTAGGCTCGCTACTCGATTTAGAAGAGGACATGGAAGTTGTCGGAAAAGCTAATAATGGGGAAGAAGTGTTAAAGCTAATTGAACAGTTGCAACCAGATATTTGTATCATGGATATTGAAATGCCTATTAAAAGCGGGCTAGACGCTGCTGAAGAGTTAAAGGAAAATGATTGCAAGGTGATCATTTTAACAACATTCGCAAGGTCCGGTTATTTTGAGCGTGCACGTAAAGCTGGTGTTAATGGGTACTTATTAAAGGATAGCCCAAGTGAAGAGCTAGCAAATTCCATTCGTGTAATTATGGATGGGCGTCGGATATATGCCCCTGAGCTTGTTGATATGGCTTACGAAGAGGAAAATCCACTTACAGACCGTGAAAGTCAGGTACTCGGGTTAATCGCAAATGGAAAAAATACAAAAGAGATTGCCAATGAGCTATTTATCACAACAGGTACTGTCCGTAACTATATCTCCGTTATTTTAGATAAACTTGACGTTGGAAATCGAATTGAAGCCATCTCTAGGTTTAAAGAAAAAGGATGGTTTAAATAA
- a CDS encoding histidine kinase — MSKWYQIFPKYPWLSIYAWIVFCIFPFFFIFKSTGLVEIVVGLALTLLFFIAYRLSFSSKGWLLYFSFALEISISVWMTYLYGYIYFSIFLSFLIGNIKRRLSFFVIYSIHLVATIAAVIIGFFIQTELFLSHLPFLIICLIGVILLPFNTYTRNQREALEGQLEEAQMKISQYIIIEERERIARDLHDTLGQKLSLIGLKSDLASRLIEKNPQAAKTEIVDINQTARSVLKEVRELVTNMRGTKLEDELYRINQILNAAQIKCNVSGTPVLVNTPLLVENVLSMCLKEAVTNVVKHSGASTCSISIKQSAKETLLKVYDNGKGLEERTNRSKGHGLLGIRERLEFVNGTIDIHSKNGTTLNIRVPNVIQQPSQEE, encoded by the coding sequence GTGTCCAAATGGTATCAAATATTCCCCAAATATCCTTGGCTAAGTATTTATGCATGGATTGTTTTTTGCATCTTCCCGTTCTTTTTTATATTCAAATCCACGGGGCTTGTAGAGATTGTTGTAGGGTTAGCACTGACACTACTATTTTTTATTGCCTACCGATTATCTTTTTCAAGTAAAGGCTGGTTATTATATTTCTCCTTTGCATTAGAAATTTCCATCAGTGTTTGGATGACTTATTTATATGGTTACATATATTTCTCCATCTTCTTATCCTTTTTAATCGGGAATATAAAAAGACGATTGAGCTTCTTTGTTATTTATAGTATTCATTTAGTAGCGACCATTGCCGCTGTTATTATAGGGTTTTTCATACAAACTGAGTTATTCCTCTCTCACCTACCGTTTCTTATTATTTGTTTGATCGGGGTTATCTTGTTGCCCTTTAATACATATACTCGAAACCAGCGTGAGGCCCTTGAAGGTCAATTAGAAGAAGCACAAATGAAGATTTCTCAGTATATTATTATTGAGGAAAGAGAACGTATTGCAAGAGATTTGCATGACACACTTGGACAAAAACTCTCACTAATAGGACTGAAAAGTGATTTAGCTAGCCGATTGATAGAAAAAAATCCACAAGCTGCTAAAACAGAAATAGTGGATATTAACCAGACGGCACGTTCTGTATTAAAAGAGGTTAGAGAACTCGTAACAAATATGCGAGGAACGAAACTAGAGGATGAACTTTACCGGATCAATCAAATCCTAAACGCCGCACAGATAAAATGTAATGTAAGTGGCACACCGGTCTTGGTAAATACTCCTCTACTTGTAGAGAACGTACTAAGTATGTGTTTAAAAGAAGCAGTAACCAATGTCGTTAAGCATAGTGGTGCTTCTACCTGCTCGATTTCTATTAAACAATCGGCAAAAGAAACATTGCTAAAGGTATATGATAATGGCAAAGGGTTAGAAGAGAGAACAAATCGTTCAAAGGGGCACGGTCTTCTCGGTATTAGAGAACGACTAGAATTTGTGAATGGAACGATAGACATTCATTCAAAAAATGGGACTACTTTGAATATACGTGTCCCTAATGTTATTCAACAACCAAGTCAGGAGGAATAG
- a CDS encoding fatty acid desaturase, whose translation MSREKTLALRKNVKPFENSELKKSIIQLINTIPPFFILWFLAYISLDVSVWLTVGLSVIAAGFVVRIFIIFHDCTHGSFFKNKKANDITGTITGIITLFAYEKWKREHNIHHATSGNLDKRGVGDIWMMTVEEYIEASPMKRLSYRLYRNPIVMFGLGPALLFLVSNRFNRKGARGKERNNTYFINISVIVIYALMIWLIGWQAFAIIQGTILFVAGALGIWLFYVQHQFEDSYFEDESEWDYVKAAIEGSSYYKLPRVLQWVTGNIGFHHVHHLSPRVPNYNLEKAHNSTPPLHKATTINLRKSLESIRFRLFDEDNKSFVNFKEIKHLLKNPKQPVKLNSKNTTFESK comes from the coding sequence ATGAGCAGAGAAAAAACACTCGCATTACGTAAAAATGTAAAACCCTTTGAAAACTCCGAGCTTAAAAAAAGTATTATTCAACTAATCAACACTATCCCACCATTTTTTATTCTATGGTTTTTAGCATATATAAGTTTAGATGTATCTGTATGGTTAACCGTTGGGTTGTCTGTCATCGCAGCTGGATTTGTCGTTCGGATATTCATCATCTTTCATGATTGTACACACGGTTCATTCTTTAAAAATAAAAAAGCCAATGATATTACTGGTACAATTACAGGGATTATTACGCTCTTCGCTTATGAAAAATGGAAACGTGAACATAATATCCACCATGCTACTAGTGGAAATCTAGATAAACGTGGTGTCGGCGATATTTGGATGATGACCGTCGAAGAATATATTGAAGCATCTCCAATGAAGCGACTTTCTTATCGACTTTATAGAAATCCGATCGTTATGTTCGGTTTAGGACCTGCGTTACTTTTCTTAGTTAGCAATCGCTTTAACCGTAAAGGTGCTCGTGGTAAAGAACGTAATAATACGTATTTCATCAATATTTCTGTAATTGTTATTTACGCGTTGATGATTTGGTTAATCGGATGGCAAGCTTTTGCGATTATTCAAGGCACCATTCTATTCGTAGCAGGCGCTTTAGGTATTTGGTTATTTTACGTACAGCATCAATTTGAGGATTCGTATTTTGAAGATGAATCGGAATGGGACTATGTAAAAGCTGCTATAGAAGGAAGCTCTTATTACAAGTTGCCCCGTGTTTTACAATGGGTAACTGGAAATATCGGATTCCATCATGTGCATCACCTAAGTCCACGTGTTCCTAACTATAACTTAGAAAAAGCTCATAATTCTACACCACCTTTACACAAGGCTACTACGATTAACTTACGTAAAAGTTTAGAGTCGATCCGTTTCCGACTATTCGATGAAGATAATAAAAGTTTTGTAAACTTCAAAGAGATAAAACACTTATTAAAGAATCCTAAGCAACCTGTTAAGTTAAATTCTAAAAATACAACCTTTGAAAGTAAGTAA